Below is a genomic region from Pan troglodytes isolate AG18354 chromosome X, NHGRI_mPanTro3-v2.0_pri, whole genome shotgun sequence.
GACATTGGGCCCCAGCAAACAAACCACCCCCTCCAAGACAGAAACCAGGATAGTTGCCAGCCTCAAGAAGCTGCTTCAAATGTTAAGATTTAGGAAATCCATACCAAGCTGCTATCCATAGTTCAACTTCTGGGGAAAATGCTGGAGTTGCATGAGAAACAAGTGCAGGCAGTTCAATAACCCTGTGACCACGCTGGGGAGGGCAGCAAAAACTCTTGCCCCTGAGCCCCATTCAACAACTCAAAGTGCTTAGGAGAAGTCAGAGACTGTGTGGTTGGTTTGTGTGCTTCTGCCCTGTGGCAGCACTAAATGGGATGGGGGAAAGGAGAATGGAAGGAAGACAGTGTTGATGCCCTTCCCTACCGAGGGTAAGAGCCTAGAAGATAATCCACTCCCACCCTTCAGGGAGTTACCTGGCAGTGGTGAGTTGCCCCCACCCCTCAAGCCACCAAACCTGCAAAGCTAACCCATAAAGTAGCAAGGGCTTGGGGAGGGAGAACTGCTGGCCCATACTGACTCACCAGCTGATGAGCAAAAATAGGCAGCTAGAGTGGGAGCCACAAAGGGAGAGGGGCTAGGCAATAGGAGCTCCCCTACTGCCCTATGGCTTTCTTCTGACTCTGAAGCAGCCATAATGATGGGCCCAGAAAACCCACACACCCTGCTCCATACAACAGACTGCTTGGACTCTAGGAGGATTACTGCCATGGAAAGCAacaagggagagagaaagcaacaaaagaaactgTTAACAAAACTGGGAGCAGGCCTAGAGAAAACAAGGAAAGCTTCTGAGTCTCTACCAcctttccaaaaaggaaaaaatacatgcaGTTAGGAAAGGCAGGGTTTTTCCCTGCTCAGTGTTCTTGGTTAAACCTAAGAGTAAGAAAAATCCCCTGAACTTGCAGCATCAATATGTATCCAAGTGCCTCACCAGCACAagcgcccccctccccccaggtTAGCCTTCTGGCATGGGTAAATGCCCAAGAAATTGCCTTCCAGTCtaatccccccacccaccccaacccCAAGCAAAGGGCATCTGCCTGTGGGTTCCCACCTCTCCTCAGAGAAGAGGATCCTAGCAGAGTGCCCACATGGTGTAGTCAGGTACCAGGGAGCACAATGCCAGACAGTCTATCAGGCCAGGAGATGGGCAGCCAACTTCAGatcaaagacagagagaggctTAGTGTAAAAACCAATGTCATTTCAGCAGGAAAGTAGAGGGCAGGTGGTGAGAGGGGCTCCTACTGGCGCACCTTCCCCGGGACGTAGTTCCTGTCAATTGCCTCCTCTTGCAGAAACATGTGTAGGCAGCGTTCATTCTGAGCCAGTGGGTGCCCAGCAATTCTATAAAGAAACCAGGATGGTTATCAGTAGTATTCAGAATCAGAGAGAATTAGCAGAGGGATGGGGATGTGGACAGGGGAAGAAGGGCAAGGTCAGCCCTGAGGTTCAAGCCAGTAGAGGACAGCAGTAGGGTACCACCTCAACCCTAATATTGTAAAGGGGACGGGGGATAGAGGGGCAAGACAGGGAAATCCCTAGATATAACCAACATGCAGTGCTTTCTCAGGCCCTGACACACAGGATCAGAATCCTACTCAAAGGAATGGAGTTTTACTGTCCAGTCAGCCCACCACATAATTGGCACCACATCATGGTACCCATTATAAAAGgtgagctgggtgcggtggctcacgcctgtaatcccaacactttgggaggccaaggcaggtggatcacttaaggtcaggagttcgagaccagtctggccaacatggtgaaaccccatccctactaaaaatatgaaaattagctgggcatggtggccggcgcctgtaatccctgttactcaggaggctgaggcaggagaatcacttgaacccaggagacggaggttgcagtgagccgagatcacaccattgcactccagcctaggtgacagagtgagactctgtctcaaataaataaataagtaaataaaaataaaataaaaggtgagGTAAACAAAACATATAGAAAGACTATGATGGCAAAAGTAGCAAGTGGAGCCCCCAGGAACTTGGCTTACTTGTTAATAAACTGCTCGAGGCCCTGCCTCCTTTCTTCGATGAAAGACTCTTCAAAGATCCCTTCATCTCCTCGGAAAGGGAGCTGCCGCTTCAAGGCTTTCCCAGGCAGTGGTGGTACTACAATCTGCAGGCACACACAAAAGTCCAGCCACatgggagagagacagagtgggAATGAGATGGTAAAGCACCATGTACCTAATTTCTTATTAGGCATAGGGTCCATCCTGTCCCACAGCCAGCAACTTGCAAGAACTAAGACCATAAGAACAGTCAGGATGGCTCAGGTCAAAAATTAATCCGTTTCTGTGGGAAGACAGGTTTACCAcctcaaaagaaggaaataaactcCAAATAATCCTCACTTTCCTTAACAAGCCACTACCATTCAAGAATTTAGCTAGGATTTTCCTGACACTAGACTTTCCATTTTTAGCACCTACAGGAATTAAGTTGTACAACTTTACTAGCGACTAAGTGaagtaatactttaaaaaaaaaaacttgtcctGAACttaccactttctttctttttttttttttgagacagagtcttgctctgtcacccaggctggagtgcagtggcacgatctcagctaactgcaacctctgcctcccaggttcaagcaattcccatgcctcagcctcccaagtagctgggattacaggcatccaccaccacacctggctaattcttgtatttttagtacaggcggggtttcaccatgttggccaggctggtcttgaactcctgacatcaggtgatccgcccgcctcagcctcccaaagtgctgggattacaggtgtgagccactgtgcccagccagaacttACCACTTTCAAGTTTCAAAAGGTATCCCCCCGATCTAAAATACTGAGATCTGATGGATAAGAATGTGTTCACCCTCTTCATTCCCTTCAAGACTTTATAGACTGTGGTTGTATGCCCCCTCAGCCTATGTAGAGCTCCTCCTCCAAAGATGCCACACAGAGAACAAGGCCATACCTTGCTATCTCTCTCCAGCTCATTTTTCAGCCACTCAAAGTCACTGTAGCGCCGCCGTACGCAGGACTCCTTTAGCTTGAAGATAGGTAGGTTTGTCTACATggaaggaaaaattaaagaagaaagatgGTAATGTTCAGCCTGTGGTAGCCACCTGTCTGAGTAACTTGGACAGGTCCCAATGAAGAAATAGCTCCTATGGATCATGCTCCTATAACCCCTTCAAATCACCACCAGGTAAAAACCAACCCTTACCACATCCAACCTTATCATAGCTGATGATCAGAAGTCCCTTGCTGCTTTGAATTTATCCTACAAGTAGACTTGCAGTagtatgtaaatatgtacatataagaGTTTTCACCGGgcttggtggttcacgcctgtaatcccagcacttttggaggccaaggcaggcagatcacttgaggtcaagagttcaagaccagcctggccaacatggtgaaaccctgtctctactaaaaatacaaaaattagccaggtgtggcggcacacacttgtaatctcagcaacttgtgaggctgaggcaaaaggatcacttgaatccaggaggcggaggttgcagtgagccaagatcacaccactgcactccagcctgggagacagagtgagattctgtctcaaaaaaaaaaaaagagtttcactgcattttattatttataataataataaatgtctaTGAATAGACAATAGGTTACAATGAATTATGGTATACCTGTATAGTAGAATATTAAATAACTATGAAAAGAATGtgaaagccaggtgcagtggctcacacctataatcccagcactttgggatgccgaggcaagggatcacctgagcccaggagtttgagaccagcctgggcaaccatagcaagattccatctctacaaaaagtaaaaaagccaggtgtagtggcagtgctcgcttgtggtcccagctactcaggaggatcacctgagcccaggaggtcaaggctatggTGAACTGTGATTATGCTACTGTAATCTGgcacagagactctgtctctcgaaataaaaatgaaagatctctatgTGCCAGTATGGAAAGATATTAAGTAGTAAAATCAAGGTATagaacagtatatatatatagcttgcctctatttgtgttttaaaaagggatgtatatgtatatatttatactgattAATAAAGTATTTATGAAAATATACTGGTAATGGTGATTGACTTTCGAGAGTAAGAGAAGACAACTGGAATGGGTGGAATAGTCACATTTTTCATTGTACAATTTGAATTTATCATGTGTACATattacattttcctttaaaaagtgaatttaaatTCCCTGTAAAGAGATAAACACATCCAAGGTATGCCTACCTCTGCTCTTCCTGTCCAAATCCTCTCCATTCTACCAGTGCTCACTCAACTCTCACTTCatacaaaaaaattttctgaCAACAACAACTGGATTTATTGGTTTTCCTCCTCTCTGAACTCTTCTGACAGTTATACTTTAGCATTGCCTGATACACTATTGTTTTATGCATCATGTTTGCCTTGTCTAACTAACTAATCTCATTAAGATCAGAAACTATGACTACTTCTGCATCTTCTAAAATGCAGAATATGCAAGTTACTCAATAAATGCTCAATTGATTAACAGAGACTCTATGTGTCTGTTTATCCTCTCCTCATCTAGAAAGTGCATAAGAAATCACCATTACAAAAGTTGGCTTACCATAGCTTGCTCCCTGATATAAATCAGCTCATTCCCACATTTTAAACACTGAGAAGATTCCCAAGGCTCTAGTGGCAACACGAATCCCCTGACAGAAAACCCTGATCTTCACTCCTGTCTACAAGTTCTAAACAGAAATGGCCAACCACATGTATTAATACTGACCATATTTACTGCCAGTCAATTCAGGTGAGAGGATGAATAAAATAAACTAGTTATCTCCTTTCTCCACAACTGCCTCTTGGC
It encodes:
- the SNX12 gene encoding sorting nexin-12, whose amino-acid sequence is MSDTAVADTRRLNSKPQDLTDAYGPPSNFLEIDIFNPQTVGVGRARFTTYEVRMRTNLPIFKLKESCVRRRYSDFEWLKNELERDSKIVVPPLPGKALKRQLPFRGDEGIFEESFIEERRQGLEQFINKIAGHPLAQNERCLHMFLQEEAIDRNYVPGKVRQ